In Amycolatopsis sp. EV170708-02-1, the following are encoded in one genomic region:
- a CDS encoding dihydrofolate reductase family protein has product MRELIVTENCTIDGVIELAGDWFSPGDTDPDVDQSDVLATLREQRENADAFLLGRVTFEDMRGYWPHQTEDTTGISAYLNSVNKYVVSSTLTEPEWENTTVLSGELRSEIENLKAAEGKDIVTTGSISLVRSLIAEGLVDEYRLFVYPVVVGEGRRLFEGATGVPKLRLVEEKAFASGIVLLRYRAAPN; this is encoded by the coding sequence ATGCGGGAGCTGATCGTCACCGAGAACTGCACGATCGACGGCGTGATCGAACTGGCGGGCGACTGGTTCAGCCCGGGCGACACCGATCCGGATGTGGACCAGTCGGACGTCCTGGCCACGCTCCGGGAACAACGTGAGAACGCCGACGCGTTCCTGCTCGGGCGCGTCACCTTCGAAGACATGCGCGGGTACTGGCCGCACCAAACCGAAGACACGACAGGTATTTCCGCTTACCTCAACTCAGTGAACAAGTACGTGGTCTCGAGCACGCTCACGGAGCCGGAGTGGGAGAACACCACGGTGCTCTCCGGTGAGCTGCGCTCGGAGATCGAGAATCTGAAGGCCGCCGAGGGCAAGGACATCGTGACCACCGGCAGCATCTCGCTGGTGCGATCGCTCATCGCCGAGGGTCTCGTCGACGAGTACCGGTTGTTCGTCTATCCCGTCGTGGTCGGTGAGGGGCGTCGGCTGTTCGAGGGCGCCACCGGTGTTCCGAAGCTTCGCCTGGTGGAGGAGAAGGCGTTCGCATCGGGAATCGTTCTGCTGCGCTACCGCGCGGCGCCGAACTGA
- a CDS encoding sensor histidine kinase translates to MPVPAAMRRYLRKALRATLGLAIGAMTAVAEFFYVLFGGIALAVPALRQPVFAGARALSEVERRRLEKYFGEENATNYTDRRAMAYLVPRCVIGLLCAAIFVLILLGAASGLIIAAQLVEGQSPGGGAPADWYDPLTTVLFGGLLVFLSVQGLIGAATLDARLAKRFFGPSKSEKLRRRLSELTTSRAEVVEAVNGERRRIERDLHDGVQQRLVALGMLLGRARRASDPEHAADLLRQAHEESQRALVDLREVSWRVYPIALDADGLHPALEALAERSGIPVHLRVDLPERPPPSIETVIYFVASEAVTNTIKHAAATRIDIEVERDGDKVRVRITDDGTGGARESGGGLSGLAMRVAAADGKFTVDSPLGGPTVVTAVLPCG, encoded by the coding sequence ATGCCCGTTCCGGCAGCGATGCGCCGCTATCTGCGCAAAGCACTCCGCGCCACACTCGGTCTGGCGATCGGCGCCATGACCGCTGTCGCGGAGTTCTTCTACGTGCTCTTCGGCGGAATCGCGCTCGCGGTCCCCGCGCTGCGGCAGCCCGTCTTCGCCGGTGCGCGCGCACTGTCCGAAGTGGAACGGCGACGACTGGAGAAGTACTTCGGCGAAGAGAACGCCACGAACTACACCGATCGCCGCGCGATGGCCTATCTCGTCCCGCGGTGCGTCATCGGCCTGCTCTGTGCCGCGATTTTCGTCCTGATCCTGCTGGGCGCCGCTTCCGGCCTGATCATCGCCGCTCAGCTTGTCGAGGGTCAGTCGCCCGGAGGAGGAGCACCGGCAGACTGGTACGACCCGCTCACCACCGTCCTCTTCGGCGGGTTACTCGTATTCCTTTCCGTGCAAGGGCTCATCGGAGCCGCGACGCTGGACGCCAGGCTGGCGAAGCGCTTTTTCGGTCCCAGCAAAAGCGAAAAGTTGCGCCGGCGGCTCTCCGAACTCACGACCAGCCGGGCCGAAGTGGTCGAGGCGGTCAACGGTGAGCGCCGCCGGATCGAACGTGACCTGCACGACGGCGTCCAGCAGCGGCTCGTCGCGCTGGGGATGCTGCTCGGCCGGGCGCGTCGCGCGAGCGACCCGGAGCACGCGGCGGATCTGCTCCGGCAAGCACACGAGGAATCACAGCGCGCCCTGGTGGACCTGCGAGAGGTCTCGTGGCGGGTGTATCCGATCGCGCTGGACGCGGACGGGCTGCATCCCGCGTTGGAGGCGCTCGCGGAACGCTCGGGTATCCCGGTCCACCTGCGGGTCGACCTGCCGGAACGGCCACCGCCGTCGATCGAGACCGTCATCTACTTCGTCGCTTCCGAGGCGGTCACCAATACGATCAAGCACGCCGCGGCGACGCGGATCGACATCGAGGTGGAGCGGGACGGGGACAAGGTGCGGGTGCGGATCACCGATGACGGAACGGGCGGGGCGCGCGAGTCGGGCGGCGGGCTTTCCGGCCTCGCGATGCGCGTCGCGGCGGCCGACGGAAAGTTCACTGTGGACAGTCCACTGGGCGGTCCGACAGTGGTGACCGCGGTGCTGCCATGCGGGTGA
- a CDS encoding TetR/AcrR family transcriptional regulator encodes MTSADVGLRELKKQETRQLISDQATLLFIEKGFEETTIAEIAAAARVAKKTVTNYFARKEDLALDQHEEFTNGLANAVRDRKPGESALAALRRTFLNAVAEHSPVIGFTGPVFAKMVLESPTLTARLRELHELREAALAELLAAETGADADDVTPVMAAAELNAIDRVLFREVLRRSHAGESNDEIAEALTKATKRAFELLEPAFGGYAIRE; translated from the coding sequence ATGACCAGCGCGGATGTGGGCCTTCGGGAGCTCAAGAAGCAGGAGACGCGGCAGCTGATCTCCGACCAGGCGACGCTTCTCTTCATCGAGAAGGGCTTCGAGGAGACGACGATCGCCGAGATCGCGGCCGCGGCGAGAGTCGCGAAGAAGACCGTCACCAACTACTTCGCGCGCAAAGAGGATCTGGCGCTCGACCAGCACGAGGAGTTCACGAACGGGCTGGCGAACGCCGTCCGCGACCGGAAGCCGGGTGAGTCGGCGCTGGCCGCGCTACGGCGTACCTTCCTGAACGCGGTGGCGGAGCACTCCCCCGTGATCGGCTTCACCGGGCCGGTCTTCGCGAAGATGGTGCTGGAAAGCCCGACACTGACCGCACGACTGCGTGAACTGCACGAACTGCGCGAAGCAGCACTCGCCGAACTGCTCGCGGCCGAGACCGGGGCCGACGCGGACGACGTCACCCCGGTCATGGCGGCCGCCGAACTCAACGCGATCGACCGCGTCCTCTTTCGCGAGGTCCTCCGACGTTCCCACGCCGGTGAGAGCAACGACGAGATCGCCGAAGCGCTGACAAAGGCGACCAAGCGGGCTTTCGAGCTGCTGGAGCCCGCCTTCGGCGGCTACGCGATCCGCGAATAG
- a CDS encoding VOC family protein: MIRINITSVFVDDQAKALDFYTEKLGFIKKHDVPTGDARWLTVVSPANPDGVELLLEPDGHPAAKPFKKALAGDGIPFTQFAVDDVYAEVERLKGLGVEFTQDPVDMGPVVTAVFDDTCGNLIQLATMK; the protein is encoded by the coding sequence GTGATCCGGATCAACATCACCAGCGTCTTCGTCGACGACCAGGCCAAGGCCCTCGACTTCTACACCGAAAAACTGGGGTTCATCAAGAAACACGACGTGCCCACCGGAGACGCCCGCTGGCTCACCGTGGTCTCCCCGGCGAATCCCGACGGCGTCGAACTGCTGCTGGAACCGGACGGACACCCCGCGGCGAAGCCGTTCAAGAAGGCACTCGCCGGCGACGGCATCCCGTTCACGCAGTTCGCCGTGGACGACGTGTACGCCGAGGTCGAGCGACTCAAGGGGCTCGGCGTCGAGTTCACCCAGGACCCCGTCGACATGGGGCCCGTGGTCACCGCCGTCTTCGACGACACCTGCGGCAACCTGATCCAGCTCGCCACGATGAAGTAG
- a CDS encoding DedA family protein: MNLLLAQTASEPMGGLAGWAVSLMDALGGPGAAIIVGLDNLFPPIPSELVLPLAGFSASQGTFTLMEALVWTTFGSVAGAIIVYYLGLLLGRDRTRRWMAKIPLVKASDFDKTEAWFQKHGTKAVFFGRMVPIFRSLISLPAGIERMPFWRFLALTTLGSLIWNTVFVLAGYGLGESWHLVEEYAGFFQYFVIAAVAVALTLFVVSRLREKSRIDA, from the coding sequence ATGAACCTCCTTCTCGCCCAAACCGCCAGTGAACCGATGGGAGGACTCGCCGGCTGGGCGGTGTCACTGATGGACGCGCTGGGTGGTCCGGGCGCCGCGATCATCGTCGGCCTGGACAACCTCTTCCCGCCGATCCCCAGCGAACTGGTCCTCCCGCTCGCCGGGTTCTCCGCCAGTCAGGGCACGTTCACGCTGATGGAAGCGCTGGTGTGGACGACGTTCGGCTCGGTGGCGGGCGCGATCATCGTGTACTACCTCGGCCTGTTGCTGGGCCGCGACCGCACACGCCGCTGGATGGCGAAGATCCCGCTGGTCAAGGCGTCCGACTTCGACAAGACCGAAGCCTGGTTCCAGAAGCACGGCACCAAGGCGGTGTTCTTCGGCAGGATGGTGCCGATCTTCCGCAGTCTCATCTCCCTGCCAGCCGGAATCGAGCGCATGCCGTTCTGGCGCTTCCTGGCCCTGACCACGCTGGGCAGCCTGATCTGGAACACGGTGTTCGTCCTGGCGGGCTATGGCCTCGGGGAGAGCTGGCATCTGGTCGAGGAATACGCCGGGTTCTTCCAGTACTTCGTGATCGCCGCCGTCGCTGTCGCCCTGACCCTCTTCGTGGTGAGCCGTCTCCGTGAGAAGTCCCGTATCGACGCCTGA
- a CDS encoding PPOX class F420-dependent oxidoreductase, producing MTFTAEEIAYLRSQPLARFATLSEDGEQPDVVPLAFEFDGTHFWVGGAGASVLATRKFRNIRAGQRKVALLVDDLVSLDPFIARGVRIYGEAADPIERMGIVGPGIYSRVTPKVSWSWNMAGEPVGEAWYPSRRAVHGDT from the coding sequence ATGACCTTCACCGCAGAAGAGATCGCGTACCTGCGCTCGCAACCGTTGGCCCGCTTCGCGACCCTGTCGGAAGACGGTGAACAGCCCGACGTCGTCCCGCTGGCGTTCGAGTTCGACGGAACGCATTTCTGGGTGGGCGGCGCGGGCGCGTCGGTCCTCGCGACCCGGAAGTTCCGCAATATCCGAGCGGGGCAACGCAAAGTCGCCTTGCTCGTGGACGACCTCGTCTCACTCGACCCGTTCATCGCCCGCGGTGTCCGGATCTACGGCGAAGCCGCCGACCCGATCGAACGGATGGGAATCGTCGGCCCGGGCATCTATTCGCGCGTGACGCCGAAGGTGTCGTGGAGCTGGAACATGGCGGGCGAACCCGTGGGCGAGGCGTGGTATCCGTCGAGGCGCGCTGTTCACGGCGACACGTAG
- a CDS encoding helix-turn-helix transcriptional regulator, whose product MDGDLFKAIGDATRRTILDELTEKDGQTLFEICGRLTMKHGLTSSRQAISQHLAMLEQAGLVRTRRQGRYKFHHIDTSPLRSIVERWPIDREEPNP is encoded by the coding sequence GTGGACGGCGACCTGTTCAAGGCGATCGGCGACGCGACGCGACGCACCATCCTGGACGAGCTGACCGAAAAGGACGGTCAGACCCTGTTCGAGATCTGCGGCAGGCTGACCATGAAACATGGCTTGACCTCGTCGCGGCAGGCCATTTCGCAGCATCTCGCGATGCTCGAACAAGCGGGCCTGGTGCGTACTCGGCGACAGGGCCGCTACAAGTTCCACCACATCGACACGAGCCCATTGCGGTCGATCGTCGAGCGGTGGCCCATCGACCGAGAGGAACCGAACCCGTGA
- a CDS encoding DUF4241 domain-containing protein, with amino-acid sequence MSEGTLLDVVYCEGWDPAARALIGRFSPGIARERDAAGEQYAVALVRPDTEEPLVLLEIAWKHHFARSAHFDERSRRRGLFEFRVLEDGALFLVKVEQWTYHFDDQEEFDEQNACRVELSFGPDGDGWVNKAPRGYGGGSSSGRVRKPLSELRMPKPAFGDWEPFTNLKQLTLRTPDTPVTDPLLPVEERPWRPSVPLRPFGIDEMFTAGTRFSLSGGHGVAEIELRDAGKLRMPSGRLVAADPAFLDSDAAHFTVTVPPGEYRVAVSVIRFVDEPDHERVVAAKLVVADIPVATWEAALWPGQNALFLGDGEFYGYGVDSGTGCFTDADALPEEMDDELLEKFEEVDPHIDVTPDGADGNIIAFTTGWGDGSYPTWIGRAADGTPVCFATDMLILNRARILTA; translated from the coding sequence ATGTCTGAGGGGACCTTGCTCGACGTCGTCTACTGCGAAGGCTGGGACCCGGCCGCCCGCGCACTGATCGGAAGGTTCTCCCCCGGTATCGCGCGGGAACGCGATGCTGCCGGAGAGCAGTACGCCGTCGCGCTGGTGCGTCCCGACACGGAAGAGCCGCTGGTGTTGCTCGAAATCGCGTGGAAGCACCACTTCGCCCGCTCCGCGCACTTCGACGAGCGGAGCAGGCGCCGCGGTTTGTTCGAGTTTCGCGTGCTCGAAGACGGTGCGCTGTTCCTCGTGAAGGTCGAGCAGTGGACCTACCATTTCGACGACCAGGAGGAGTTCGACGAGCAGAACGCCTGCCGGGTCGAGCTGTCCTTCGGCCCCGACGGTGACGGCTGGGTGAACAAGGCTCCTCGCGGCTACGGCGGCGGTTCCAGCAGCGGCCGCGTGCGAAAGCCGTTGTCCGAGCTGAGGATGCCGAAGCCCGCCTTCGGCGACTGGGAGCCCTTCACGAATCTCAAGCAGCTGACCCTCCGGACGCCGGACACCCCGGTCACCGATCCACTGCTTCCGGTCGAAGAACGTCCTTGGCGGCCCTCCGTTCCCTTGCGCCCCTTCGGAATCGACGAGATGTTCACGGCGGGAACACGCTTTTCCCTGAGCGGTGGCCATGGCGTCGCCGAGATCGAGCTTCGGGACGCCGGGAAACTCCGCATGCCCAGCGGCAGGCTCGTCGCGGCGGACCCGGCCTTCCTGGATTCGGACGCCGCGCACTTCACGGTCACCGTGCCTCCCGGCGAGTACCGGGTAGCGGTCTCGGTGATCCGGTTCGTCGACGAACCGGATCACGAACGGGTCGTGGCGGCCAAACTCGTCGTCGCCGACATCCCCGTCGCCACCTGGGAAGCGGCGCTCTGGCCCGGGCAGAACGCGCTTTTCCTCGGTGACGGGGAGTTCTACGGCTACGGCGTGGACAGCGGCACAGGCTGTTTCACCGACGCCGACGCCCTCCCCGAGGAGATGGACGACGAACTCCTGGAGAAGTTCGAGGAGGTGGACCCGCATATCGACGTCACCCCGGACGGAGCCGACGGCAACATCATCGCGTTCACCACCGGCTGGGGAGACGGCAGCTATCCGACCTGGATCGGCCGGGCGGCCGACGGCACGCCGGTCTGTTTCGCCACCGACATGCTGATCCTGAACCGTGCCCGGATTCTCACAGCCTGA
- a CDS encoding VOC family protein, which translates to MNVLASTVSLTVDDVAASSRFFTEHFGFTEQMAAEGFVSLGHETAKVTIVLLQAGIEVLPENLRQRRASGVIVAFTVENLEAEEKRLRDEGVEITLPLREEPWGERLFMVTDPNGVPVELVEWVQQ; encoded by the coding sequence ATGAACGTCCTTGCCTCCACCGTCTCGTTGACCGTCGACGACGTCGCCGCGTCCAGTCGCTTCTTCACCGAGCACTTCGGCTTCACCGAGCAGATGGCCGCGGAGGGTTTCGTCTCCCTCGGGCACGAAACCGCGAAGGTGACCATCGTCCTGCTTCAGGCGGGTATCGAGGTCTTGCCGGAGAACCTGCGGCAGCGGCGCGCGTCCGGCGTGATCGTGGCCTTCACGGTCGAGAACCTCGAGGCCGAGGAGAAGCGCCTTCGCGACGAAGGTGTCGAGATCACGCTGCCGCTGCGGGAAGAGCCTTGGGGAGAGCGTCTCTTCATGGTCACCGACCCGAACGGTGTGCCCGTGGAACTCGTGGAGTGGGTGCAGCAGTAA
- a CDS encoding response regulator transcription factor, with the protein MRVILAEDSTLLREGLVRLLVEEGHEVVASVGDGEALLSTTAAHRPDVIVTDVRMPPTHTDEGLRAALEIRKRWPEIGVLVLSQYVEKRYAADLITGDGERVGYLLKDRVAQVGEFLDALDRIAAGGAAFDPEVVRRLLARTTHTDPLAKLTVREREVLEKMAQGHTNPGIAESLFISLSAVEKHVNAIFDKLGLASTAGYSRRVLAILRYLGS; encoded by the coding sequence ATGCGGGTGATCCTCGCGGAGGACTCGACCCTTCTGCGCGAGGGGCTGGTCCGGCTGCTGGTCGAAGAAGGACACGAGGTCGTGGCGTCGGTCGGCGACGGCGAAGCGCTCCTCTCGACGACGGCCGCACACAGGCCGGACGTGATCGTCACGGACGTCCGTATGCCGCCGACCCACACCGACGAGGGCCTCCGCGCGGCGCTCGAGATCCGGAAACGCTGGCCGGAGATCGGGGTGCTGGTGCTCTCGCAGTACGTCGAGAAGCGCTACGCCGCGGACCTGATCACCGGCGACGGCGAACGCGTCGGTTATCTCCTGAAGGACAGGGTCGCCCAAGTGGGCGAATTCCTGGACGCGCTCGACCGGATCGCCGCGGGTGGTGCGGCGTTCGATCCGGAGGTCGTCCGGCGGTTGCTCGCCCGGACCACGCATACCGATCCGCTCGCGAAACTGACCGTCCGCGAACGTGAAGTACTGGAGAAAATGGCGCAGGGCCACACGAACCCCGGGATCGCCGAGTCGTTGTTCATCTCGCTGAGCGCTGTCGAGAAGCACGTGAACGCCATTTTCGACAAGCTCGGGCTGGCCAGCACCGCCGGCTACAGCCGTCGAGTCCTGGCCATCCTTCGCTATCTCGGGTCCTGA